A genomic segment from Labrus bergylta chromosome 3, fLabBer1.1, whole genome shotgun sequence encodes:
- the atxn1l gene encoding ataxin-1-like: MKQAQERNQECLPPKKRDLPGSNSIGAGGVGGGGTAGGGGGGGGGGGGGGGSSGGGTNAGGAGEDEVGPVQNSAASSDTQGGTAEWLRAQPGLHYGVDNSEGITAVSVDQYSMLYKVALPSPTSLHPVLSHISPAYTVHSPLLQHPGLSYPPLGYAQIPHSSLQFVSSPYAAVPYALPPGFVPGSLISPTGTIPQPHTVSHLVPYPSVIQEGVVSPPPQAQVAAHTFAKVAATSSVPLMHPSEQAAQQHLSTVGVLSATEVSSRGMPVYYHPQVARAATATREPHGGQQGNEPEMNGGDKEQGAREVVVLDPAYAARNSRLLQVAFSAAAQEHSQERGLQNKRHEGRVSPGQRSTPDSDLEVQQVVGHLASSSQSGSGLRKEVSFAPLNLSQGAQRARDVHGENTGVISSRTAYTAGTVSYSDPRMAGVHAQTGQPGHAVMIANGQPVLIPLEYHLPHQPQLTQQHYLGQANDVSVSYASTTMASSNPSFKTSDSSARVCLPERAEQTQAQQQPPQQQPLVQPAADVTQALASSHTPAQAPGNPSHFMKGAIIQLATGELKRVEDLQTQDFVRSAEVSGGLKIDSSMVVDIRASQQRPGLVSLHFTVGEQQSKVTIDVPPEHPFFVFGQGWSSCSPERTAQLYGLACHHLQVGDVCVSITLQQQQQQLQQQQQKQPQHHHSQQQQQSLPRTLSKANATSGPGHQLMGPPAPQQSRPTSHFRLDRIQRERQREGDKDAVDREDARHFGVVGHTEPPIRPSRTSAEHPRSQSSFHLHTEGSTFAGAGMAAMQASLGASQRRWSSPALQRYSMKGDEGPRPQISTSGHTRPSFIPQEIKLSIEGRSNAGK; this comes from the exons ATGAAACAAGCTCAGGAGCGCAACCAGGAGTGCCTGCCTCCTAAGAAGAGGGACCTCCCAGGTAGTAACAGCATTGGAGCTGGAGGGGTCGGGGGAGGTGgtacagcaggaggaggaggaggaggaggaggaggtggtggtggtggcggcGGCAGCAGTGGAGGTGGAACTAATGCCGGTGGTGCTGGAGAAGATGAAGTTGGACCTGTCCAAAACTCTGCAGCCAGCAGTGACACTCAGGGAGGGACTGCAGAGTGGCTGCGAGCTCAGCCAGGGCTTCATTACGGAGTAGATAATTCTGAGGGCATAACAGCGGTGTCTGTTGACCAATACAGTATGCTCTACAAAGTGGCACTTCCATCACCTACAAGTCTTCACCCAGTTTTGAGCCACATTTCTCCAGCCTACACCGTACACTCACCTCTCCTGCAGCACCCAGGCCTTTCCTATCCTCCTCTCGGATATGCCCAGATCCCTCATTCCTCTCTCCAGTTTGTTAGTTCCCCTTATGCAGCAGTACCTTACGCTCTCCCCCCTGGCTTTGTCCCGGGGTCATTAATCTCTCCAACAGGCACCATTCCTCAGCCCCACACTGTGTCCCACCTAGTTCCCTATCCATCTGTCATACAAGAAGGTGTTGTTTCCCCACCTCCCCAGGCCCAGGTAGCTGCTCACACATTTGCCAAAGTTGCAGCAACCAGCAGTGTCCCATTAATGCATCCTTCAGAGCAAGCTGCCCAGCAGCACCTCAGCACTGTAGGGGTCCTGTCTGCAACAGAGGTCAGCTCTAGAGGGATGCCAGTCTACTACCACCCTCAGGTGGCCAGGGCTGCCACTGCAACCAGAGAACCCCACGGTGGCCAGCAGGGGAATGAACCAGAGATGAATGGAGGCGATAAAGAGCAGGGAGCCAGGGAGGTTGTTGTTCTAGATCCAGCCTACGCTGCCAGAAATTCACGTCTGCTGCAGGTAGCATTCAGCGCTGCAGCGCAGGAGCACAGCCAAGAAAGAGGCCTGCAGAACAAAAGGCATGAGGGGAGAGTCTCGCCTGGTCAGCGCAGCACTCCAGACAGCGACCTGGAG GTGCAGCAGGTCGTTGGTCATTTGGCGTCTTCTAGCCAAAGTGGTAGTGGACTGAGGAAAGAGGTCTCCTTTGCGCCTTTAAACCTCTCTCAGGGTGCCCAGAGAGCAAGAGATGTCCATGGGGAGAACACAGGCGTAATTTCGAGCCGGACTGCGTACACGGCGGGGACTGTGAGTTACAGTGACCCCAGAATGGCAGGTGtccatgcacaaacaggacaacCAGGCCATGCTGTCATGATAGCCAATGGGCAACCAGTCCTTATTCCCCTGGAGTATCATCTGCCACATCAGCCACAACTGACACAGCAACACTATCTAGGACAGGCTAATGATGTATCAGTCAGCTATGCCTCCACCACCATGGCCTCCTCTAACCCAAGCTTTAAAACCTCTGATTCTTCAGCCAGAGTGTGCCTCCCTGAAAGGGCGGAGCAGACCCAAGCTCAGCAGCAACCccctcagcagcagcctcttgttcagcctgcagcagatGTAACTCAGGCCTTGGCTTCAAGCCACACTCCTGCCCAGGCTCCCGGCAACCCGTCACATTTTATGAAGGGGGCCATCATCCAGCTGGCCACAGGGGAACTGAAGCGTGTGGAAGACCTGCAGACTCAGGACTTTGTGCGCAGCGCTGAGGTGAGTGGAGGGCTTAAGATTGACTCCAGCATGGTGGTGGACATCCGTGCCAGCCAGCAGAGACCTGGTCTTGTGTCACTTCACTTTACTGTTGGGGAGCAGCAAAGTAAAGTCACTATTGACGTGCCCCCAGAGCACCCTTTCTTCGTGTTTGGGCAGGGCTGGTCCTCCTGCAGCCCTGAACGCACCGCCCAGCTCTACGGCCTGGCCTGCCATCATCTGCAAGTAGGAGATGTTTGCGTGTCCAttactctgcagcagcagcagcagcagcttcagcaacagcagcagaaacaaccaCAGCATCATCattcacagcaacaacaacagagccTGCCCAGAACTTTAAGCAAAGCCAACGCCACGTCAGGACCTGGTCACCAGCTCATGGGTCCACCTGCCCCTCAGCAGTCGAGGCCTACGTCGCATTTCAGGCTAGATCGAATCCaacgagagagacagagagagggagacaaagatGCGGTCGATAGGGAGGATGCCAGACATTTTGGGGTTGTTGGGCACACTGAGCCACCCATCAGACCAAGTAGGACCTCAGCAGAGCATCCAAGGAGCCAGAGCAGTTTCCATTTGCACACAGAGGGCTCTACTTTTGCAGGGGCAGGGATGGCAGCAATGCAGGCTTCACTAGGTGCTTCTCAGAGGCGCTGGTCGTCACCTGCCCTCCAAAGATACAGTATGAAGGGAGACGAAGGGCCACGCCCTCAAATAAGCACCTCCGGCCACACAAGGCCCTCTTTCATCCCCCAGGAGATCAAACTGTCCATAGAGGGGCGCTCTAATGCAGGGAAGTAG
- the mtmr10 gene encoding myotubularin-related protein 10, which translates to MFSGKPIKPTFKCYLPPVQTDVKKTIEQPIKKLEPKLLQGEIVVNEVNFVKKCISAESSQDDLWGKLICTNFKVSFIPQDAPTKQKSKLSHLLLGEHDIPLTCLEQVVTVNDTKGKKKVLGSNQKLKFNPTELILYCKDLRIIRFCFDEAGPESAKKVCLAIAHYSHPADLHLLFGFEYQGRRYHETKGERVNGSKPRGGFQTPNFDRPSDWDREIKRTGASEWRVCSINEGFAISSSLPEYIVVPVSLADQDLKTYSIFLLDSRIPHWCWNHPNGSALVRMASIGDPIQQKKIEQRIFTAITKSHPQRSEVIRSDLDKCLPNIQDIQSAFFRIRQICVIDPFEESDERWLSSIENSRWLEHIRAFLKHSAEIVYHLDGKNASVILQEEEDRDLNGVVSSLVQLMLDPHYRSIVGFQSLVQKEWVMAGHRFLDRCNHLKKNEKVESPLFMLFLDCVWQMMNQYPAAFEFTETYLTVLSDSMWIPLFSTFLFNSPKQRRKHLMDFTKNKAIPQGEDEAVYFPPVWDWSQQFSTKDQTLFNNPMYVGKGAACVQNGEVKTFRRAKKSYSSTLRGPSASVRNGVKGGEDPFPRRGSLMSELRSDFSPMKDESPSERFFKDWFSRPADQQGVLIPLFMPSHMALWKLFFLRWVPEACIPKGGSITAYHKLSQLVDEIEILQSHLRRYKGPSPGGTPLPSPSGPISDQRRMYFKASSPNDPPTPPDFLTSSFPFSPMGNLCRRGIHGTPISKFLNGARIWLSTETLANDTI; encoded by the exons atgttttctGGCAAACCCATAAAACCGACCTTCAAGTGCTATCTTCCACCTGTACAG ACTGATGTGAAGAAAACTATTGAACAGCCTATTAAAAAATTGGAGCCCAAGTTACTACAAG GGGAGATTGTAGTTAATGAGGTGAACTTTGTGAAGAAATGCATCAGTGCTGAAAGCAGCCAGGATGACCTTTGGGGGAAGTTGATATGCACCAACTTTAAGgtctccttcatccctcaagATGCCCCAACAAAGCAG AAATCCAAGCTGTCCCACCTTCTGCTGGGAGAGCACGACATCCCCCTCACCTGCCTGGAGCAAGTAGTAACAG TTAATGATACAAAGGGGAAGAAGAAAGTATTGGGGTCAAACCAAAAGCTGAAGTTCAACCCTACGGAACTCATCCTGTACTGTAAAGACCTGCGCATCATTAGGTTCTGCTTTGATGAGGCTGGACCTGAGAGCGCCAAAAAG GTTTGCCTTGCTATTGCCCACTACTCCCATCCAGCTGACCTTCATTTGCTCTTTGGCTTTGAATATCAAGGACGGAGATATCATGAAACTAAAG GAGAGCGAGTCAATGGATCCAAACCTCGAGGAGGATTTCAGACCCCAAATTTTGACCGTCCTTCAGACTGGGATCGTGAGATCAAGAGAACAGGAGCATCAGAGTGGAGGGTTTGCTCCATCAACGAGGGCTTTGCCATCTCATCAAG TCTGCCAGAGTACATCGTGGTCCCAGTTTCTCTTGCTGATCAGGATCTGAAAACCTACTCCATATTCCTCCTGGACAGTCGCATTCCT CATTGGTGTTGGAATCACCCAAATGGAAGCGCTCTGGTCCGCATGGCCAGCATAGGTGATCCAATACAGCAGAAGAAGATTGAACAGAG GATTTTCACCGCCATCACAAAAAGCCACCCTCAGCGTAGTGAAGTCATCAGGTCAGATCTAGACAAGTGTCTGCCCAACATCCAGGACATCCAGAGTGCTTTTTTCAGAATCCGGCAGATCTGTGTTATAG ATCCTTTTGAAGAGTCTGATGAGAGATGGCTTTCATCTATCGAAAACTCACGATGGCTGGAGCACATCAG AGCTTTCTTGAAACACTCGGCTGAGATCGTGTACCACCTGGATGGAAAGAATGCTTCGGTCATTCTTCAAG aggaagaagacagagacCTGAACGGTGTGGTGTCCTCCCTGGTGCAGCTCATGTTGGACCCTCATTATCGCAGCATCGTTGGCTTTCAGAGTTTGGTGCAGAAGGAGTGGGTGATGGCTGGCCATCGCTTCTTAGACAGATGTAACCACTTAAAGAAGAATGAGAAAGTGGAG TCCCCACTGTTCATGCTGTTCCTGGACTGTGTGTGGCAGATGATGAACCAGTACCCAGCAGCATTTGAGTTCACAGAGACTTATCTGACAGTACTGAGTGACAGCATGTGGATCCCACTCTTCAGTACTTTCCTCTTTAATTCTCCCAAACAGCGCCGCAAGCACTTGATG gACTTCACTAAGAATAAAGCCATCCCTCAAGGAGAAGACGAGGCTGTGTACTTCCCTCCTGTTTGGGACTGGTCACAGCAGTTCTCTACCAAAGACCAAACTCTCTTTAACAACCCCATGTATGTGGGGAAAGGAGCTGCCTGTGTGCAGAACGGGGAAGTGAAAACCTTCAGACGCGCAAAG AAATCCTACAGCTCCACATTGCGAGGGCCGTCTGCATCAGTACGTAATGGAGTAAAAGGTGGTGAGGATCCGTTTCCCCGGCGGGGGTCTCTGATGTCAGAGCTGAGGTCTGACTTTTCTCCAATGAAAGACGAAAGCCCATCAGAGCGCTTCTTCAAGGATTGGTTCTCCCGACCAGCTGACCAGCAGGGTGTCCTGATCCCCCTCTTCATGCCCTCACACATGGCTCTCTGGAAGCTTTTCTTCCTACGCTGGGTCCCTGAAGCCTGCATTCCCAAAGGAGGCTCCATCACCGCCTATCACAAGCTCTCCCAGCTAGTGGATGAAATTGAGATACTGCAGAGCCACCTCAGAAGGTATAAGGGACCGAGTCCAGGAGGCACGCCACTCCCCAGCCCAAGTGGGCCCATTTCAGACCAAAGGAGGATGTATTTTAAGGCCAGCTCTCCAAATGACCCCCCTACACCACCAGacttcctcacctcctcctttcctttctcCCCTATGGGAAACCTGTGCCGCCGTGGCATCCACGGGACTCCGATTAGCAAATTTCTGAATGGGGCGAGAATCTGGCTCTCCACAGAGACTCTTGCTAATGATACTATCTGA